The Montipora capricornis isolate CH-2021 chromosome 6, ASM3666992v2, whole genome shotgun sequence genome has a window encoding:
- the LOC138054556 gene encoding uncharacterized protein produces the protein MAARSSKRVSKGFYRDLNDVSTADFLKTRPATKTGPIFQVERVLSQRNLKGKNEYLIRWKGYSSLADSWETEENVNEAALRSFKASKPSEERIQEASDSLAFEILQHLKSKHQTASANTVVEIGHDIFNYIFKGKGRPSRKAGCILLDKEDFSRCKFYKECNDWDQYIDSLGDGTKILFPVRAKTFLSWAPKTHVVSNGKIVPKPRYHLQKVSLSFNKTAVSFV, from the exons atggcggccagatcGAGTAAAAGAGTAAGTAAGGGATTTTACAGGGATTTAAACGATGTCAGCACTGCAGATTTTTTAAAGACTCGACCAGCGACAAAGACAGGCCCTATTTTTCAAGTGGAAAGGGTTCTGAGTCAGCGCAACTTAAAAGGAAag AACGAGTATCTTATTCGATGGAAAGGCTACAGTTCGTTGGCCGACTCTTGGGAAACAGAGGAAAATGTTAATGAAGCCGCTCTAAG gtcaTTTAAAGCTTCCAAACCCTCTGAAGAGAGAATACAGGAAGCTTCTGATTCACTTGCTTTTGAAATTCTCCAGCATCTCAAAAGTAAACACCAGACTGCCTCTGCCAACACAGTGGTAGAGATTGGGCATGATATTTTTAACTATATCTTTAAAGGGAAAGGAAGACCTAGTAGGAAGGCAGGTTGCATCTTGTTGGACAAAGAGGACTTCAGTAGATGCAAGTTTTATAAAGAATGCAATGACTGGGATCAGTACATCGACAGCCTTGGAGATGGCACAAAAATTTTGTTTCCAGTGCGAGCAAAGACATTTTTGAGTTGGGCACCAAAAACACATGTAGTTTCTAATGGAAAGATTGTACCCAAACCAAGGTATCATCTTCAAAAAGTGAGTTTGAGCTTTAATAAGACTGCAGTTTCATTTGTGTGa